The Zingiber officinale cultivar Zhangliang chromosome 10A, Zo_v1.1, whole genome shotgun sequence genome contains a region encoding:
- the LOC122028095 gene encoding uncharacterized protein LOC122028095 isoform X1, translating into MGACVSKSNCRSRRRSGCHWFRRSRRMILASIPDARKARIWDDENHSVQIETSSKNRKSEFSNMIVHLTQLQWHHTQMDASVICQEDAWFDSVSILESDSDDDFSSVHGDCIPSANATVAQPLQYENASCCMEDVCLSTPLTVVPTINCFPADRLVNSCRSFRELPSKVEEARDRAQGADIYTKKKKGLNESYGGLKGSKEVHETDDKSHVNKASLHICNLVPSVCFNNKVQQMPNASPPCQKKRSAVIRLSYKRKSYDGEEITEFCASNKFLCRPKGGIVVPRSPGEKSMPGCWSFLEPSTFKLRGQNYFRDKRKLPAPNYAPYYPVGVDLFLCPRKMHHIAQHIELPSVKPHEKVPSLLIVNIQMPTYPAAMFLGDSDGEGMSLVLYFKISECFDKEISSSFQDLLKRFIDDETEKVKGIAIDSSIPFRERLKIVAGVVNPEDLLLSATERKLVQAYNEKPVLSRPQHSFYSGTNYFEIDLDIHRFSYISRKGLEAFRERLKHGILDLGLTIQAQKQDELPEHVLCCLRLNKIDFVNHGQIPTIISREDD; encoded by the exons ATGGGGGCGTGTGTATCAAAATCAAATTGTAGGTCCAGAAGGAGGTCGGGCTGCCACTGGTTCAGAAGATCCCGCAGAATGATTTTGGCTTCGATTCCTGATGCCAGGAAAGCTCGGATTTGGGATGATGAAAATCACTCTGTTCAAATTGAAACCTCTTCGAAAAACAGAAAATCTGAGTTCTCTAATATGATAGTCCATCTCACTCAGTTGCAGTGGCATCACACTCAGATGGATGCTAgtg TGATCTGCCAGGAAGATGCATGGTTTGATTCTGTCAGTATCTTGGAATCTGATTCTGATGATGATTTCTCAAGTGTTCATGGAG ATTGTATTCCATCAGCAAATGCAACAGTGGCTCAGCCATTGCAGTATGAaaatgcttcatgttgtatggaGGATGTTTGTCTTAGCACTCCGTTGACAGTCGTTCCTACAATCAACTGTTTTCCAGCTGATAGATTGGTGAATTCTTGCAGAAGTTTTCGCGAGCTTCCTAGTAAGGTTGAGGAAGCTAGAGATAGAGCTCAAGGAGCAGACATTTACACCAAAAAGAAAAAGGGTTTAAATGAATCATATGGTGGTTTGAAAGGCTCCAAAGAGGTACATGAGACGGATGACAAATCTCATGTCAACAAGGCTTCATTGCACATCTGCAACTTGGTCCCTTCTGTTTGTTTTAATAATAAAGTTCAACAGATGCCAAATGCTAGTCCACCATGTCAAAAGAAAAGATCAGCAGTTATCAGGCTTTCTTATAAGAGAAAGTCTTATGATGGAGAAGAGATAACTGAGTTCT GTGCATCAAATAAATTCCTTTGTCGACCAAAAGGAGGGATAGTCGTTCCACGTTCCCCAGGGGAGAAATCAATGCCTGGATGCTGGTCCTTCCTCGAACCATCTACCTTTAAACTTCGCGGCCAGAATTACTTCAG AGATAAGAGGAAGCTTCCTGCACCAAACTATGCACCATATTATCCGGTTGGTGTCGACTTGTTTTTATGTCCTCGAAAGATGCATCACATTGCTCAACATATTGAACTTCCATCAGTTAAGCCTCATGAAAAAGTCCCCTCACTCCTTATTGTCAATATTCAG ATGCCAACTTATCCGGCTGCAATGTTTCTTGGTGATAGTGATGGGGAAGGAATGAGCCTTGTATTGTATTTTAAGATTTCTGAATGTTTTGACAAAGAAATTTCTTCTAGTTTCCAGGATTTGTTAAAG AGGTTTATTGATGATGAAACTGAAAAGGTTAAAGGAATTGCGATCGATTCAAGCATTCCTTTCCGGGAGAGATTGAAAATAGTGGCTGGGGTGGTTAATCCTGAGGATCTTCTTCTGAGTGCAACAGAAAGGAAGCTGGTTCAAGCATATAATGAAAAACCAGTGCTCTCGCGCCCTCAACACAGTTTTTACTCG GGTACAAATTACTTTGAGATTGATCTTGATATACATCGCTTTAGCTACATATCGCGAAAGGGTCTTGAAGCGTTTCGGGAACGTTTAAAACATGGAATCCTTGATCTAGGACTGACCATCCAG GCCCAAAAACAGGATGAGCTGCCGGAGCATGTCCTCTGCTGCTTGAGACTGAACAAGATCGATTTCGTTAATCATGGCCAGATTCCAACTATTATCTCGCGCGAGGATGATTGA
- the LOC122028095 gene encoding uncharacterized protein LOC122028095 isoform X2, protein MGACVSKSNCRSRRRSGCHWFRRSRRMILASIPDARKARIWDDENHSVQIETSSKNRKSEFSNMIVHLTQLQWHHTQMDASVICQEDAWFDSVSILESDSDDDFSSVHGDCIPSANATVAQPLQYENASCCMEDVCLSTPLTVVPTINCFPADRLVNSCRSFRELPSKVEEARDRAQGADIYTKKKKGLNESYGGLKGSKEVHETDDKSHVNKASLHICNLVPSVCFNNKVQQMPNASPPCQKKRSAVIRLSYKRKSYDGEEITEFCASNKFLCRPKGGIVVPRSPGEKSMPGCWSFLEPSTFKLRGQNYFRDKRKLPAPNYAPYYPVGVDLFLCPRKMHHIAQHIELPSVKPHEKVPSLLIVNIQMPTYPAAMFLGDSDGEGMSLVLYFKISECFDKEISSSFQDLLKRFIDDETEKVKGIAIDSSIPFRERLKIVAGVVNPEDLLLSATERKLVQAYNEKPVLSRPQHSFYSVNERVQITLRLILIYIALATYRERVLKRFGNV, encoded by the exons ATGGGGGCGTGTGTATCAAAATCAAATTGTAGGTCCAGAAGGAGGTCGGGCTGCCACTGGTTCAGAAGATCCCGCAGAATGATTTTGGCTTCGATTCCTGATGCCAGGAAAGCTCGGATTTGGGATGATGAAAATCACTCTGTTCAAATTGAAACCTCTTCGAAAAACAGAAAATCTGAGTTCTCTAATATGATAGTCCATCTCACTCAGTTGCAGTGGCATCACACTCAGATGGATGCTAgtg TGATCTGCCAGGAAGATGCATGGTTTGATTCTGTCAGTATCTTGGAATCTGATTCTGATGATGATTTCTCAAGTGTTCATGGAG ATTGTATTCCATCAGCAAATGCAACAGTGGCTCAGCCATTGCAGTATGAaaatgcttcatgttgtatggaGGATGTTTGTCTTAGCACTCCGTTGACAGTCGTTCCTACAATCAACTGTTTTCCAGCTGATAGATTGGTGAATTCTTGCAGAAGTTTTCGCGAGCTTCCTAGTAAGGTTGAGGAAGCTAGAGATAGAGCTCAAGGAGCAGACATTTACACCAAAAAGAAAAAGGGTTTAAATGAATCATATGGTGGTTTGAAAGGCTCCAAAGAGGTACATGAGACGGATGACAAATCTCATGTCAACAAGGCTTCATTGCACATCTGCAACTTGGTCCCTTCTGTTTGTTTTAATAATAAAGTTCAACAGATGCCAAATGCTAGTCCACCATGTCAAAAGAAAAGATCAGCAGTTATCAGGCTTTCTTATAAGAGAAAGTCTTATGATGGAGAAGAGATAACTGAGTTCT GTGCATCAAATAAATTCCTTTGTCGACCAAAAGGAGGGATAGTCGTTCCACGTTCCCCAGGGGAGAAATCAATGCCTGGATGCTGGTCCTTCCTCGAACCATCTACCTTTAAACTTCGCGGCCAGAATTACTTCAG AGATAAGAGGAAGCTTCCTGCACCAAACTATGCACCATATTATCCGGTTGGTGTCGACTTGTTTTTATGTCCTCGAAAGATGCATCACATTGCTCAACATATTGAACTTCCATCAGTTAAGCCTCATGAAAAAGTCCCCTCACTCCTTATTGTCAATATTCAG ATGCCAACTTATCCGGCTGCAATGTTTCTTGGTGATAGTGATGGGGAAGGAATGAGCCTTGTATTGTATTTTAAGATTTCTGAATGTTTTGACAAAGAAATTTCTTCTAGTTTCCAGGATTTGTTAAAG AGGTTTATTGATGATGAAACTGAAAAGGTTAAAGGAATTGCGATCGATTCAAGCATTCCTTTCCGGGAGAGATTGAAAATAGTGGCTGGGGTGGTTAATCCTGAGGATCTTCTTCTGAGTGCAACAGAAAGGAAGCTGGTTCAAGCATATAATGAAAAACCAGTGCTCTCGCGCCCTCAACACAGTTTTTACTCGGTAAATGAAAG GGTACAAATTACTTTGAGATTGATCTTGATATACATCGCTTTAGCTACATATCGCGAAAGGGTCTTGAAGCGTTTCGGGAACGTTTAA
- the LOC122026450 gene encoding uncharacterized protein LOC122026450: protein MAAPHGSLDYRVGILYFLRYAFGDAAPDVTRPCPCCKCINSLSHDRETVHEHLMINGILQDYRIWNFHGEKLIAQDHDNKELHDSVQQVSEVTSHEPMVQEMLHDAFGMHEGSSSNENYIGASTSHTPMNSSVKDFYQLIEEGKQQLYTGCTEFSKLSFLVELFQLKVNGKWSDKSFTALLDFLRRVLPFEAQVPKSFYEAKKLISSLGLHYEKIHACPNDCMIYWGESENEQVCKVCNLSRWKNLQKSSRRSYKGGKNRLEVKIPAKVFWYFPLKPRLQRLFMSSKTFENMQWHFKKRVSDGNLRHPADSRAWKEFDDRHYEFASDPRNVSLGLAADGFNPFKNQSTSHSTWPIVLMPYNLPPWECMKPYSIILSTLIPGPKAPGNDIDIYLCPLLTELKDLWENGIATFDACDKKMFQLRAALLWTVSDFPGLGCLSGWNTYAKNACPTCADNTDAVYLKHGKKWSFRGHRRFLPPDSELRTMSSYGKLEQRELNLAPLSGSNVLRLTLNKNVIFGKSNASKPNVRIKTGSIEQMWRKQSIFFSLPYWEFNLIRHNLDPMHIEKNVCDNIVGTLLDDSNKSKDNYAARRDLKNLGIMKQLWPRTQSDGREYLPPACYCMSKDEKKIFCSVLKDIRVPDDGNSSLNNPGTRHKETPDDEFPTLPMFPHVGRPTKGLQVVTLDDKTLAQAHRYILSNCTVLQPYRDEIKNELKRRHRYGQRPSNSQLDDMVRMQFPECYMCTLQVDRVNERIDDLDLRVLSRGPNPVAFSYHGFNINGFAFRTVESEKNKKVQNSGVMVQAMHDNDDHESIYYSRLTDIISLDYGGRGRIVLFRCDWVNTATGFKIDPFGFSMLNFSRLIHTGECEEHEPFILATQAQMVYYVRDPKEEDWYRAIRHTPRDTYNMGNEDDMDMMHFIHNNFSNMESILGDVNRVDVELIRTDVEGSIVDVLPVVNNETDDKSFS from the exons ATGGCCGCGCCACATGGCAGTCTTGACTATCGGGTGGGAATCCTATATTTTTTACGTTATGCATTTGGTGATGCGGCTCCAGATGTCACGAGACCATGCCCTTGCTGCAAATGCATAAACTCATTAAGTCATGATCGTGAGACAGTACACGAACATCTGATGATAAATGGTATCTTACAAGATTATCGCATCTGGAATTTTCATGGAGAAAAACTAATTGCACAAGATCATGATAACAAAGAACTTCATGATTCGGTGCAACAAGTTTCTGAAGTAACTAGCCATGAACCCATGGTACAAGAAATGTTGCATGATGCATTTGGAATGCATGAAGGATCTTCAAGTAATGAAAATTATATTGGAGCATCAACGAGTCATACACCAATGAATTCTAGTGTGAAAGATTTCTATCAACTAATAGAGGAAGGGAAACAACAGCTATATACTGGATGCACAGAGTTTTCTAAATTGTCATTCCTTGTTGAGTTATTTCAATTGAAAGTGAATGGAAAATGGAGTGATAAATCATTTACAGCATTGTTGGACTTCCTTCGTCGAGTACTTCCATTTGAAGCTCAAGTGCCTAAGTCATTTTATGAAGCAAAGAAATTAATTTCTAGTCTAGGACTTCATTATGAAAAAATACACGCTTGTCCAAATGATTGCATGATTTATTGGGGGGAAAGTGAGAATGAACAGGTTTGCAAAGTGTGTAACCTTTCAAGATGGAAAAATTTACAGaaatcatcaaggagatcatATAAAGGTGGGAAAAACCGTCTCGAGGTTAAAATTCCAGCCAAAGTCTTTTGGTATTTTCCATTAAAACCAAGATTGCAACGGTTATTCATGTCATCCAAGACGTTTGAAAATATGCAGTGGCATTTCAAAAAACGTGTTTCGGATGGAAATCTAAGGCATCCAGCTGATTCTCGAGCATGGAAGGAATTTGATGATCGTCATTATGAATTTGCATCTGATCCTAGAAACGTAAGCTTGGGACTCGCTGCTGATGGgtttaatccatttaaaaatcaaAGCACTTCACATAGTACTTGGCCTATTGTCCTGATGCCTTACAATTTGCCACCTTGGGAATGCATGAAGCCTTATTCTATTATTTTATCCACCCTTATTCCAGGTCCAAAAGCACCTGGAAATGATATCGATATATATTTGTGCCCTTTATTGACTGAATTGAAAGATTTATGGGAAAATGGGATTGCCACATTTGATGcttgtgacaaaaaaatgtttCAACTGCGAGCTGCATTACTTTGGACAGTCAGTGATTTTCCTGGTTTAGGTTGTTTGTCTGGATGGAATACATATGCTAAGAATGCATGTCCAACTTGTGCTGATAATACAGATGCAGTGTATCTAAAACATGGCAAAAAGTGGTCATTCAGAGGGCATCGTCGTTTTCTACCACCAGATTCAGAACTGCGAACAATGTCAAGTTATGGAAAACTAGAGCAACGTGAGTTGAATTTGGCGCCATTGTCAGGATCTAACGTTCTACGATTGACCTTAAATAAGAATGTGATTTTTGGTAAGAGTAATGCATCAAAACCAAATGTGAGAATAAAAACAGGATCAATTGAACAAATGTGGAGAAAACAAAGCATATTTTTTAGCCTTCCATACTGGGAATTTAATTTGATCCGACATAATTTGGACCctatgcatattgaaaaaaatgtgTGCGACAACATTGTTGGAACACTTTTAGATGATTCAAACAAGAGCAAAGATAATTATGCAGCACGTAGAGATTTAAAGAATTTGGGTATTATGAAACAATTATGGCCCCGGACACAATCAGATGGTAGAGAGTATTTGCCACCTGCATGTTACTGTATGTCTAAAGATGAAAAAAAGATATTTTGTTCTGTATTGAAAGATATTCGTGTTCCTGATG ATGGTAACAGCTCATTAAACAATCCTGGAACACGACATAAAGAGACACCAGATGATGAGTTTCCCACACTACCGATGTTTCCACATGTAGGGCGACCAACAAAAGGGCTTCAAGTAGTTACCTTGGATGACAAAACTCTAGCTCAAGCTCATAGATATATTCTCTCTAATTGTACAGTGTTGCAACCATATCGTGA TGAAATAAAAAATGAACTGAAGAGAAGACATAGATATGGCCAACGCCCAAGTAATTCTCAGTTGGATGACATGGTTAGAATGCAATTTCCAGAATG TTATATGTGTACCTTACAAGTTGATCGAGTAAATGAACGAATCGATGACTTAGATCTTAGGGTGCTTTCGCGTGGTCCAAATCCAGTAGCATTTAGTTATCATGGGTTCAACATAAATGGGTTTGCATTTCGCACGGTGGAATCTGAAAAAAACAAAAAGGTGCAGAATAGCGGAGTTATGGTGCAGGCGATGCATGATAATGATGATCATGAGTCAATCTATTATAGTCGACTAACTGATATCATCTCACTTGATTATGGTGGTCGTGGACGAATTGTTCTTTTTCGATGCGATTGGGTTAACACTGCTACAGGTTTCAAaattgatccatttggattttcaaTGCTAAATTTTTCACGCTTGATACATACAGGAGAATGTGAGGAACATGAACCTTTTATTTTGGCTACGCAAGCTCAAATGGTTTATTATGTTCGTGATCCAAAGGAGGAGGATTGGTACCGTGCCATTCGTCACACACCAAGAGATACATACAACATGGGCAATGAAGATGATATGGATATGATGCATTTTATTCataataatttttctaatatggAATCGATATTAGGTGATGTAAATAGAGTTGATGTTGAATTAATTAGAACTGATGTAGAGGGCTCAATAGTTGATGTTCTTCCAGTTGTGAACAATGAAACAGATGATAAAAGCTTTAGCTGA